In a genomic window of Nesterenkonia halotolerans:
- a CDS encoding carbohydrate ABC transporter permease: MTETASRSKTTGLGQKGPSFLMALPAVAFFGIFALIPLIGVVVISFMEWNVLGSPEWVGLTNWEAVLFDRPFTWTALGLTVTFVIGSYLFQAPVALLLGVFMAGQQRYRALLAVLYFLPLLFSSVAVGLTFQSLFSPNYGLSAALPFEWLPNDWLANSDLVMWVMIFVVGWCFVPFHGLLYQAGVRQIPASMYEAATIDGAGRLRQFFSITLPQLRYTIITSSTLMLVGSLTYFDLIYVLTGGQPADAVRILPLDMYVTGFASYNLGYASVIAVILVAIGLTLSLLLNVLSGSSKMDSDKAGA; encoded by the coding sequence ATGACTGAAACCGCTTCTCGAAGCAAGACGACCGGGCTTGGTCAAAAGGGACCCTCGTTCCTGATGGCGCTGCCCGCTGTCGCGTTCTTCGGAATATTCGCCCTGATCCCGCTCATCGGAGTGGTCGTGATCTCCTTCATGGAGTGGAACGTGCTGGGTTCCCCCGAGTGGGTGGGCCTGACCAACTGGGAGGCGGTGCTCTTCGATCGCCCCTTCACCTGGACGGCCCTCGGTCTGACGGTCACGTTCGTCATCGGCTCGTACCTCTTCCAGGCCCCTGTGGCGCTGCTCCTCGGCGTCTTCATGGCGGGCCAGCAGCGCTACCGCGCCCTGCTTGCGGTCCTGTACTTCCTTCCGCTGCTCTTCTCCTCGGTGGCCGTCGGTCTGACCTTCCAGTCGCTGTTCTCCCCGAACTACGGCCTCTCGGCGGCGCTGCCCTTCGAGTGGCTGCCCAACGACTGGCTGGCGAACTCCGACCTGGTCATGTGGGTCATGATCTTCGTGGTCGGCTGGTGCTTCGTGCCGTTCCACGGTCTGCTCTACCAGGCAGGCGTGCGCCAGATCCCCGCGTCCATGTATGAAGCCGCCACCATCGACGGTGCCGGTCGCCTGCGGCAGTTCTTCTCCATCACGCTGCCCCAGCTGCGCTACACCATCATCACCTCCTCCACGCTGATGCTGGTCGGCTCCCTCACCTACTTCGACCTGATCTACGTGCTCACCGGCGGGCAGCCTGCAGACGCAGTGCGCATCCTTCCGCTGGACATGTACGTGACCGGATTCGCCTCATACAACCTCGGCTACGCCTCGGTCATCGCGGTGATCCTCGTAGCAATCGGACTGACCCTCTCTCTCTTGCTGAACGTCCTTTCGGGCTCCTCCAAGATGGACAGCGACAAGGCAGGCGCATGA
- a CDS encoding extracellular solute-binding protein, whose protein sequence is MRKATRMAAAGLGVTSLMAISACGGGGDNGGGGDADANAWILTGGGWPAIEEDFNRWNESNEDAQIDVEGIENDSYKGQIRTAVGSGEAPTLIMSWTGGALLEYAEQDAVVDLTGETGDLEERVFDSVWQNGQVEDSTYAVPLNDVQPVVMYYNQEVFDEAGVEIPETWEDVEAAIETFNENDVAPFSLAGGSVWPALMWLQYLTDRHGGEEVFQAVVEGEEGAWDNESILFALETMQDLGENGGFIDSYNSVTADQNEDAQLLADGQAAMLLQGSWVYATINNDFPEFADSGNFGFTSFPTLEDGAGDPSNIVGNPANFWSVSADASEEEQQIAMDYISENLYNEETVDAMLEAGSLPPLNDIEEEIAATEDADFLEFSSQLVGDANNFQLSWDQAVAPEVAQPLTDNLSGILRGEMTPQEFVDAMNAL, encoded by the coding sequence ATGCGTAAAGCAACTCGCATGGCAGCAGCAGGCCTCGGAGTCACCTCCCTGATGGCGATCTCCGCCTGCGGCGGCGGCGGAGACAACGGCGGCGGCGGAGACGCAGACGCCAACGCATGGATCCTGACCGGCGGCGGCTGGCCCGCCATCGAAGAAGACTTCAACCGTTGGAACGAATCCAACGAAGACGCTCAGATCGACGTCGAGGGCATCGAGAATGACTCGTACAAGGGCCAGATCCGCACCGCGGTCGGCTCCGGCGAGGCCCCCACGCTGATCATGTCCTGGACCGGTGGCGCGCTGCTGGAATACGCCGAGCAGGATGCGGTCGTGGACCTCACCGGCGAGACCGGTGACCTCGAAGAGCGCGTCTTCGACTCGGTCTGGCAGAACGGCCAGGTCGAGGACAGCACCTACGCCGTCCCGCTGAACGATGTGCAGCCAGTGGTCATGTACTACAACCAGGAGGTCTTCGACGAGGCCGGTGTCGAGATCCCTGAGACCTGGGAAGACGTCGAGGCGGCCATCGAGACCTTCAACGAGAACGATGTTGCGCCGTTCTCACTCGCCGGCGGCTCCGTCTGGCCCGCTCTGATGTGGCTGCAGTACCTCACCGACCGCCATGGCGGCGAAGAGGTCTTCCAGGCAGTGGTCGAGGGTGAAGAGGGAGCATGGGACAACGAGTCCATCCTCTTCGCACTGGAGACCATGCAGGACCTGGGCGAGAACGGTGGCTTCATCGACTCCTACAACTCCGTGACCGCGGATCAGAACGAGGATGCCCAGCTGCTGGCTGACGGTCAGGCCGCCATGCTGCTGCAGGGCTCCTGGGTCTATGCCACCATCAACAACGACTTCCCAGAGTTCGCTGATTCGGGCAACTTCGGCTTCACCTCCTTCCCCACACTGGAAGACGGAGCGGGAGACCCCTCGAACATCGTGGGCAACCCAGCCAACTTCTGGTCGGTCTCGGCTGATGCTTCGGAAGAAGAGCAGCAGATCGCCATGGACTACATCAGCGAGAACCTCTACAACGAGGAGACCGTGGATGCGATGCTCGAGGCCGGTTCGCTGCCGCCGCTCAATGACATCGAAGAGGAGATCGCTGCCACCGAGGACGCGGACTTCCTCGAGTTCTCCAGCCAGCTGGTCGGTGACGCCAACAACTTCCAGCTCTCCTGGGACCAGGCTGTTGCTCCTGAGGTGGCTCAGCCGCTGACCGACAACCTGTCCGGAATCCTCCGCGGGGAGATGACTCCGCAGGAGTTCGTCGACGCGATGAACGCGCTCTGA
- a CDS encoding extracellular solute-binding protein: MISMWGKKTKLSTAVLAAGAMFGLSACGGGGDSESSGEPDAWVLNGGVWNVVEEDFAAWNEENPDQSFTVESFANDIYKDRIRTAVGSGEAPTLIVGWTGGGLLEYVEGDYVTDITEETEELREGLIESVVANGEVDGSTYAVPMNNVQPVMMYYNQEVFDEAGIEVPTTWDELLEAVEVFQEQGVHPFSLAGGSLWPMLMWASYLTDRIGGPEAFEAVVAGEPDAWSHPAIIEAMERCQELVEAGAFDPGFASVVADNNEDAHLVADGLSAMVLQGSWVYSRLLEESPEFMETGNLGVTTFPEIEGGEGDPNSIVGNPANFWSVSANATEEEQQAGVDYLSEWLFNDDYVDGMLETGNIPPLKGLEDKIQDTEAPEFLSFAYDMVQEAPNFQLSWDQAVDPSQERPLLENLGQIFAGDITPEEFAENMNETQPSE; the protein is encoded by the coding sequence ATGATTTCTATGTGGGGTAAGAAGACCAAGCTGAGCACCGCGGTCCTCGCGGCAGGCGCAATGTTCGGGCTCTCCGCCTGCGGCGGGGGAGGCGACTCCGAGTCTTCGGGCGAGCCGGACGCCTGGGTGCTCAACGGTGGTGTCTGGAACGTCGTGGAAGAGGACTTCGCGGCCTGGAACGAGGAGAACCCGGACCAGTCCTTCACGGTGGAGAGCTTCGCCAACGACATCTATAAGGACCGCATCCGCACCGCAGTGGGTTCCGGTGAGGCTCCGACGCTGATCGTGGGCTGGACCGGCGGCGGACTGCTGGAGTACGTGGAGGGTGATTACGTCACCGACATCACCGAGGAGACCGAGGAGCTGCGCGAGGGCCTCATCGAGTCAGTGGTGGCCAACGGTGAAGTCGACGGCTCCACCTACGCCGTGCCGATGAACAACGTGCAGCCGGTCATGATGTATTACAACCAGGAGGTCTTCGACGAGGCCGGCATCGAGGTGCCCACCACCTGGGACGAGCTGCTCGAGGCCGTCGAGGTCTTCCAGGAGCAGGGCGTCCACCCCTTCTCGCTGGCTGGCGGTTCACTCTGGCCCATGCTGATGTGGGCCTCGTACCTGACCGATCGCATCGGCGGACCCGAGGCCTTCGAGGCAGTCGTGGCAGGAGAGCCGGACGCCTGGTCGCATCCGGCGATCATCGAAGCGATGGAGCGCTGCCAGGAACTGGTGGAAGCGGGAGCCTTCGACCCCGGCTTCGCCTCGGTCGTGGCGGACAACAACGAGGATGCGCACCTCGTGGCAGATGGCCTCTCCGCCATGGTCCTGCAGGGCTCCTGGGTCTACTCCCGGCTGCTCGAAGAGAGCCCCGAGTTCATGGAGACCGGCAACCTCGGCGTCACCACCTTCCCGGAGATCGAGGGAGGGGAGGGCGACCCGAACAGCATCGTCGGCAACCCGGCGAACTTCTGGTCGGTCTCTGCGAACGCCACCGAGGAGGAGCAGCAGGCCGGCGTGGACTACCTCTCCGAATGGCTCTTCAACGATGACTACGTGGACGGCATGCTCGAGACGGGAAACATCCCGCCGCTGAAGGGCCTTGAGGACAAGATCCAGGACACGGAGGCCCCCGAGTTCCTGAGCTTCGCCTATGACATGGTCCAGGAAGCTCCGAACTTCCAGCTCTCCTGGGACCAGGCCGTCGACCCTAGCCAGGAGCGTCCGCTGCTGGAGAACCTGGGGCAGATCTTCGCAGGGGACATCACTCCCGAGGAGTTCGCGGAGAACATGAACGAGACTCAGCCCAGCGAGTAA
- a CDS encoding GntP family permease, giving the protein MTDDLTLAFELPTPALLGLALASIILLLVLIVKVKLHAFFSLIIVSLITALAAGIAVGDVLSVVVDGFSTTVGNVALLIGFGAVLGRLVEISGGAQVLADKMLATFGEKRAPLALAVASLFYAFPIFLDAGFIVMLPVIYTVARRLGGSFMLYVLPSIGAFLMMHALTPPHPGPTAAATVMGADIGLVLIVAMMVGIPTWYLAGYRLGLVMAKGYPNFPVPNLFGESRVTEEYARPAFGTVIFVLLLPLALIFYNALSNTLEADGRISEDSFGYALSQLIGPTPVALLIATLAAMYLLFIKPRRGSGGLGEAMSDLIDNALAPVCSIILITGAGGAFGAVLTATGIGGSIAEGLDALGLPVILAGFLVAVVIRVAQGSATVAATTAGGIMAPGVMELGLDGFALASLVVAIVAGSITFSHFNDSGFWLVGRFCGFDTITTLKTWSVMATAIGFMAFFLSWGVYAIAA; this is encoded by the coding sequence ATGACCGATGATCTGACGCTCGCCTTCGAGCTCCCCACCCCGGCCCTGCTCGGCCTGGCACTGGCCTCCATCATTCTGCTGCTGGTGCTGATCGTGAAGGTGAAGCTCCACGCCTTCTTCTCGCTGATCATCGTCTCGCTGATCACCGCACTGGCCGCCGGCATCGCCGTCGGCGACGTCCTCTCCGTCGTGGTCGACGGGTTCTCCACCACGGTGGGCAATGTTGCGCTGCTCATCGGCTTCGGCGCCGTGCTCGGACGCCTGGTCGAGATCTCCGGCGGCGCGCAGGTGCTGGCGGACAAGATGCTCGCCACCTTCGGGGAGAAGCGAGCGCCCCTGGCCCTCGCCGTGGCCTCGCTGTTCTACGCCTTCCCGATCTTCCTCGACGCGGGCTTCATCGTCATGCTCCCGGTGATCTACACCGTGGCGCGCAGGCTCGGCGGCAGCTTCATGCTCTACGTGCTGCCCTCCATCGGCGCATTCCTGATGATGCATGCGCTCACCCCGCCCCACCCCGGGCCGACGGCGGCCGCCACGGTCATGGGCGCGGACATCGGGCTGGTGCTGATCGTCGCCATGATGGTGGGCATCCCCACCTGGTACCTGGCGGGCTACCGGCTCGGACTGGTGATGGCCAAGGGCTACCCGAACTTCCCGGTCCCGAACCTCTTCGGCGAGTCCCGGGTCACCGAGGAGTATGCGCGGCCCGCCTTCGGCACCGTCATCTTCGTGCTGCTCCTGCCGCTGGCGCTGATCTTCTACAACGCACTGTCCAACACGCTGGAGGCCGATGGCCGCATCAGCGAGGACAGCTTCGGCTACGCGCTCTCCCAGCTCATCGGCCCCACTCCCGTGGCGCTGCTGATCGCGACTCTGGCCGCGATGTACCTGCTGTTCATCAAGCCGCGCAGGGGCTCGGGCGGACTCGGCGAGGCGATGTCTGACCTGATCGACAACGCGCTGGCTCCGGTCTGCTCGATCATTCTGATCACGGGTGCGGGCGGTGCCTTCGGCGCCGTGCTCACGGCCACTGGGATCGGCGGATCCATCGCCGAGGGGCTGGATGCGCTGGGTCTGCCGGTCATCCTCGCGGGATTCCTCGTCGCCGTGGTCATCCGCGTCGCCCAGGGCTCGGCCACCGTGGCCGCGACCACTGCGGGCGGCATCATGGCCCCCGGTGTCATGGAGCTGGGACTCGACGGCTTCGCCCTGGCGTCCCTCGTGGTCGCCATCGTGGCGGGTTCGATCACCTTCTCGCACTTCAATGACTCCGGCTTCTGGCTCGTGGGTCGCTTCTGCGGCTTCGACACGATCACCACCTTGAAGACCTGGTCCGTCATGGCGACCGCCATCGGCTTCATGGCCTTCTTCCTCAGCTGGGGCGTCTACGCCATCGCCGCCTGA
- a CDS encoding 3-hydroxyacyl-CoA dehydrogenase family protein — protein MAKTINTVTVVGAGYMGGGIAQSLALADLKVEIVDVDVEAAKKGLERLLQEAQEFEDQGLYAAGSTETIKANLTAGRTLEAAVAESDFIEEAVFESPEVKREVLGKISEHAREDAIIGTNTSTIPVHVLVSAVKHPERFLTVHFSNPAPFIPGVELVSGVATTPDVVDAVKDLLARAGREGAEVADTPGMVLNRLQYALLKEAASVVEEGIATAEDVDTVVRTTFGFRLGFFGPFAIADQAGLDVYANGFNTLSEAYGERLAPPKLLEENVAAGRHGVKNGKGWTGDFDDETKAEVIAYRNKAYARMGDLLRELGPAPKGKK, from the coding sequence ATGGCTAAGACCATCAACACCGTGACAGTCGTCGGCGCCGGATACATGGGCGGTGGCATCGCCCAATCCCTGGCCCTGGCGGACCTGAAAGTCGAGATCGTCGACGTCGACGTCGAGGCGGCCAAGAAGGGACTGGAGCGGCTGCTCCAGGAGGCACAGGAGTTTGAGGACCAGGGGCTCTATGCCGCTGGATCCACCGAGACCATCAAGGCAAACCTGACGGCGGGCCGCACGCTGGAAGCAGCAGTCGCCGAGTCCGATTTCATCGAGGAAGCCGTCTTCGAGTCCCCCGAGGTCAAGCGGGAGGTGCTGGGAAAGATCTCCGAGCATGCTCGCGAAGACGCCATCATCGGCACGAACACCTCCACCATCCCGGTCCACGTGCTCGTCTCGGCGGTGAAGCACCCTGAGCGGTTCCTCACCGTGCACTTCTCCAACCCGGCCCCCTTCATCCCCGGCGTCGAGCTGGTCTCCGGCGTGGCCACCACTCCGGATGTGGTGGACGCCGTCAAAGATCTGCTGGCCCGCGCTGGCCGCGAGGGTGCAGAGGTCGCTGACACTCCCGGCATGGTGCTGAACCGGCTGCAGTATGCGCTGCTCAAAGAGGCTGCCTCGGTGGTGGAGGAGGGCATCGCGACAGCAGAAGACGTCGACACGGTGGTGCGCACCACCTTCGGCTTCCGACTCGGCTTCTTCGGGCCCTTCGCCATCGCGGACCAGGCAGGCCTCGATGTCTACGCCAATGGGTTCAACACGCTCTCCGAGGCCTACGGCGAGCGTCTCGCCCCGCCGAAGCTGCTCGAGGAGAACGTCGCGGCCGGCCGGCACGGCGTCAAGAACGGCAAGGGTTGGACCGGAGACTTCGACGACGAGACCAAGGCTGAGGTCATCGCCTACCGCAACAAGGCCTATGCCCGCATGGGAGACCTGCTGCGTGAGCTCGGCCCAGCACCGAAGGGCAAGAAATGA
- a CDS encoding sugar phosphate isomerase/epimerase family protein: MFTAATWPIAGNMLAFGGKTSEGVPVWEASTTYWSDCLRQMRELGFDHIDPTDAWLPLQKLSPSRLEEFKKVLADEGLKISSISMTRNSVVDREHGERNLADAHRLIDIAPEFGATIVNTGFMQALTPVQQQALWFWLEEGHHDDPALRPLAVERIRELGDHAQANSIELSLEMYEDTFLGTADEAVAFHAEVDHPAVGLNPDLGNFIRLHRPMPAYEEMFEKVLPHANFWHIKNYTRDEDPATGGYSSAPMPLKYGQINYRKIIRRALELGYEGPFCCEHYGSDSIGVCAENREYIAQILTSAENSPLLGAARPATS, encoded by the coding sequence ATGTTCACAGCAGCCACGTGGCCCATTGCAGGAAATATGCTCGCCTTCGGAGGCAAGACCTCCGAGGGCGTCCCGGTCTGGGAGGCGTCGACGACCTATTGGTCCGACTGCCTCCGCCAGATGCGCGAACTCGGCTTCGATCACATCGATCCCACGGACGCCTGGCTTCCCCTCCAGAAGCTCTCCCCGTCCCGGCTCGAAGAGTTCAAGAAGGTCCTCGCGGATGAGGGGCTCAAGATCTCCTCGATCTCCATGACGCGGAATTCTGTGGTGGACCGCGAGCACGGCGAACGCAACCTCGCCGATGCCCATCGGCTCATCGACATCGCCCCCGAGTTCGGTGCGACCATCGTCAACACCGGATTCATGCAGGCACTGACCCCAGTCCAGCAGCAGGCGCTCTGGTTCTGGCTCGAGGAGGGCCACCATGACGATCCTGCACTGCGCCCGCTGGCGGTGGAGCGAATCCGCGAACTCGGTGACCACGCCCAGGCGAACAGCATCGAGCTGAGCCTGGAGATGTATGAGGACACGTTCCTGGGCACTGCCGATGAGGCCGTGGCGTTCCACGCCGAGGTCGACCACCCCGCCGTGGGCCTGAACCCCGATCTCGGCAACTTCATCCGACTGCACCGGCCGATGCCGGCGTATGAGGAGATGTTCGAGAAGGTGCTCCCGCACGCGAACTTCTGGCACATCAAGAACTACACACGGGATGAAGACCCGGCGACGGGCGGCTACTCCTCGGCGCCGATGCCGCTGAAGTACGGCCAGATCAACTACCGCAAGATCATCCGCCGGGCACTCGAGCTCGGTTATGAGGGGCCGTTCTGCTGCGAGCACTACGGCTCCGACTCCATCGGAGTCTGCGCCGAGAACCGCGAGTACATCGCCCAGATCCTGACCTCGGCAGAGAACAGCCCGCTGCTCGGTGCCGCACGCCCAGCCACCAGCTGA
- a CDS encoding triose-phosphate isomerase — translation MTRWIGTSWKMNKTLAEARTYARGLREALSSRPELTEGVQPFIIPPHTALAAVAAEIGPSSSSPGSAPGVLLGAQNAHWEDSGAWTGEVSVPQVADAGASLVEIGHSERREHFGETVETTRFKVEAALRHGLIPLLCIGESAQVRQEGGAAGFLLDQARGALQGLTEEQLSRVLIAYEPIWAIGAQGRPAEVDELLEPFDVLHREYGDRVEALLYGGSVTPANAPELLAIPGVEGLFIGRAAWSLQGYLELLQLAARPSDA, via the coding sequence ATGACACGCTGGATCGGGACCAGCTGGAAGATGAACAAGACCCTGGCAGAGGCGCGCACCTACGCCCGGGGACTCCGCGAGGCGCTCAGCAGCCGACCGGAGCTCACGGAGGGGGTGCAGCCGTTCATCATTCCTCCACACACGGCGTTGGCCGCCGTGGCCGCCGAGATCGGTCCGAGTTCCTCGAGCCCCGGCTCCGCCCCCGGAGTCCTCCTCGGAGCGCAGAACGCGCACTGGGAGGACAGCGGGGCCTGGACGGGGGAGGTCTCGGTTCCGCAGGTCGCCGATGCCGGTGCGTCGCTGGTCGAGATCGGCCACTCCGAGCGCCGTGAACACTTCGGGGAGACCGTCGAGACCACACGCTTCAAGGTCGAGGCAGCGCTTCGACACGGGCTGATCCCGCTGCTGTGCATCGGCGAATCCGCCCAGGTCCGGCAGGAGGGCGGCGCGGCGGGCTTCCTGCTGGATCAGGCGCGCGGTGCACTTCAGGGGCTCACCGAGGAACAGCTGAGCCGGGTCCTCATCGCCTACGAGCCCATCTGGGCGATCGGCGCGCAGGGGCGCCCGGCCGAGGTCGATGAGCTGCTCGAACCCTTCGACGTGCTGCACCGGGAGTACGGAGACCGAGTCGAGGCGCTGCTCTATGGCGGTTCCGTCACGCCCGCCAATGCCCCTGAGCTGCTGGCCATCCCCGGAGTGGAGGGACTGTTCATCGGGCGCGCCGCCTGGTCCCTGCAGGGATATCTGGAACTTCTCCAGCTTGCCGCCCGGCCTTCCGACGCCTAG
- a CDS encoding dihydroxyacetone kinase family protein, which yields MTYLLNSASDFSHEAVLGFAAANSQYVTAVHGGVVRSTQTPAGQPALVIGGGSGHYPAFAGWVGPGMGHGAPCGNIFSSPSASQVYSVARNAENGGGVLMGFGNYAGDVLHFGAAAEKLRAEGIDVRIIRVSDDIASNSRKNHRDRRGIAGDLPVFKIAGAVIEAGVDLDEAERIAWKANDATRSFGLAFDGCTLPGADEPLFHVPESTMGVGLGIHGEPGIRDIPMGTASEVADLLFEGILEEVPQEASGRVAVVLNGLGRVKYEELFVVYGRISERLAEAGLTAVQPEVGEFVTSLDMAGLSLTVVFLDEELERHWVAAADTPAYRRGELRDLPSMQDRAPRTEFYTPGEEKVPEASSESQATAASVQEVIELFARVCAENEGELGRLDAVAGDGDHGQGMVLGSRGAVDAGRAALERGAGARTVLLHAGTAWAESAGGTSGALWGSALTAAGGALSDETKADPDAAVQALLSGVEAVRRLGGAQPGDKTMVDAAAPFAADLQKQSQAGEDLGSALSSAAAIATEAAADTAELKARLGRSRVLGDKSLGTPDPGATSFALLMEALADHLKKDRG from the coding sequence ATGACCTACCTGCTCAACTCTGCATCTGATTTCTCCCACGAGGCGGTGCTCGGCTTCGCCGCCGCCAACTCGCAGTACGTGACCGCCGTGCACGGGGGAGTGGTTCGCTCCACACAGACCCCTGCCGGCCAGCCTGCACTGGTGATCGGCGGCGGCTCAGGACACTATCCCGCGTTCGCCGGCTGGGTCGGCCCGGGAATGGGTCACGGTGCTCCGTGTGGAAACATCTTCTCCTCACCCTCGGCCTCCCAGGTCTACTCCGTGGCCCGCAACGCCGAGAACGGCGGCGGAGTCCTCATGGGATTCGGAAACTACGCCGGAGACGTCCTGCACTTCGGAGCGGCCGCGGAGAAGCTGCGCGCCGAGGGGATCGATGTGCGGATCATTCGAGTCAGCGACGACATCGCCTCGAACAGCCGCAAGAACCACCGTGATCGTCGCGGCATCGCCGGTGACCTTCCGGTGTTCAAGATCGCCGGGGCCGTGATCGAGGCGGGTGTCGATCTCGATGAGGCCGAGCGCATCGCCTGGAAGGCCAACGACGCAACGCGCTCCTTCGGTCTGGCCTTCGACGGGTGCACCCTGCCGGGCGCCGACGAGCCGCTGTTCCACGTCCCCGAGTCCACCATGGGGGTCGGGCTCGGCATCCACGGCGAACCCGGCATCCGTGACATCCCGATGGGCACGGCCAGCGAAGTCGCCGATCTGCTCTTCGAAGGCATCCTCGAGGAGGTGCCGCAGGAGGCGAGCGGGCGCGTCGCCGTCGTCCTCAACGGCCTGGGCCGGGTCAAGTACGAGGAGCTCTTTGTGGTCTACGGGCGGATCTCTGAGCGCCTCGCAGAGGCCGGTCTCACCGCCGTGCAGCCCGAGGTCGGGGAGTTCGTCACCAGTCTGGACATGGCAGGACTTTCGCTGACCGTGGTGTTCCTGGACGAGGAGCTCGAACGGCACTGGGTCGCCGCCGCCGACACTCCCGCCTATCGTCGAGGCGAGCTGCGCGATCTTCCGTCGATGCAGGACCGCGCTCCCCGCACCGAGTTCTACACTCCCGGTGAGGAGAAGGTTCCCGAGGCCAGCTCGGAGTCCCAAGCCACCGCGGCGTCCGTGCAGGAGGTCATCGAGCTCTTCGCACGGGTCTGCGCCGAGAACGAGGGCGAGCTCGGCCGCCTCGATGCCGTGGCCGGGGACGGCGACCACGGCCAGGGCATGGTGCTGGGCAGCCGCGGCGCGGTCGACGCGGGCCGTGCGGCGCTCGAGAGAGGCGCCGGCGCCAGGACGGTGCTGCTCCACGCGGGAACGGCCTGGGCCGAATCGGCGGGCGGCACCTCCGGAGCCCTCTGGGGTTCGGCGCTCACCGCAGCGGGCGGCGCTCTCTCGGATGAGACCAAGGCTGACCCGGATGCCGCGGTGCAGGCGCTGCTCAGTGGGGTCGAAGCCGTCCGCCGGCTCGGAGGCGCTCAGCCGGGGGACAAGACCATGGTCGACGCAGCAGCTCCCTTCGCCGCGGATCTGCAGAAGCAGTCGCAGGCCGGAGAGGATCTGGGCTCCGCGCTGTCCTCCGCAGCTGCCATTGCCACCGAGGCGGCCGCCGACACCGCAGAGCTCAAGGCGCGGCTGGGCCGCTCGAGGGTGCTCGGGGACAAATCGCTGGGCACCCCCGACCCGGGGGCCACGTCCTTCGCCCTGCTCATGGAGGCTCTGGCGGATCATCTGAAGAAGGATCGCGGATGA
- a CDS encoding sugar-binding transcriptional regulator, with translation MEATEVMKDADAGTSELERLYRAAQLYYEQGATQAEVAEQLKVSRPSVSRMLAEARAQGIVEIRVHRPAASGMDELSARLTQKLGVEAVHLAPGDQSQRVGLGLGPVTRQALAGTNLRAGDVLLLASGETTYALAQQRLGDFSGVVIAPTVGGQAEPDPWHQTNEVVRAFAATSGGYPHYLFAPSMPSPALLSALQDDPGYRQVVADWNTAKVALVGIGAAPLSRNSIAQSVPRHHPNLAKSIGDVCLAFYDPQGHEVTFPGSERMVRVPGETLRAVPTRIAVAVGVHKAPSIIAAANAGWFNILVTDESTARAVDRQL, from the coding sequence ATGGAGGCAACAGAGGTCATGAAGGACGCCGACGCGGGCACATCTGAGCTGGAACGCCTGTATCGCGCTGCCCAGCTCTACTACGAGCAGGGAGCGACTCAGGCGGAGGTTGCAGAGCAGCTGAAGGTCTCCCGGCCCTCGGTCAGCCGCATGCTCGCAGAAGCGCGTGCGCAGGGAATCGTGGAGATTCGAGTCCACCGCCCCGCGGCCTCCGGCATGGACGAGCTCAGCGCGCGGTTGACCCAGAAGCTGGGCGTGGAGGCAGTGCACCTGGCGCCGGGAGATCAGTCTCAGCGCGTCGGGCTGGGCCTGGGCCCCGTGACGCGGCAGGCCCTGGCGGGCACGAATCTGCGCGCCGGTGACGTGCTGCTGCTGGCCTCAGGGGAGACGACCTACGCATTGGCCCAGCAGCGCCTGGGTGACTTCTCCGGAGTGGTCATCGCGCCGACCGTGGGCGGCCAGGCAGAGCCCGATCCCTGGCACCAGACCAATGAGGTGGTGCGAGCCTTCGCCGCCACCTCCGGGGGATACCCCCACTATCTCTTCGCGCCGTCGATGCCGTCGCCGGCCCTGCTCTCGGCGCTGCAGGACGACCCGGGCTATCGCCAGGTGGTCGCCGATTGGAACACCGCAAAGGTGGCACTGGTGGGCATAGGCGCGGCACCGCTGTCACGCAATTCGATCGCTCAGTCAGTGCCTCGCCATCATCCGAATCTCGCGAAGTCGATCGGCGACGTCTGCCTCGCGTTCTACGATCCGCAGGGCCATGAGGTCACGTTCCCCGGCAGCGAGCGGATGGTGCGGGTTCCCGGCGAGACGCTGCGTGCCGTTCCCACGCGCATCGCGGTGGCAGTCGGGGTCCACAAGGCGCCGAGCATCATTGCCGCGGCCAACGCAGGGTGGTTCAACATCCTGGTGACCGACGAGTCAACGGCTCGCGCGGTGGACCGCCAGCTCTAG